Proteins encoded within one genomic window of Bradyrhizobium sp. CB1717:
- a CDS encoding NAD-dependent succinate-semialdehyde dehydrogenase: MEAPRMYPKVQMFIAGEWTDGTSGKSEDILNPATGQPIGKTPHASKADLDRALEAAKAGFEVWRKTSPFDRYKLMRRAADIIRSRAAEIAPVMTMEQGKPVVEAQGETMLAGDLIDWFSEEARRAYGRIVPPRMGNVSQLVTKEPVGPVAAFTPWNFPINQAVRKISAALAAGCSIIVKGPEETPASCMELVRAYADAGIPPGVVQLVFGVPAEVSEYLIPHPIIRKISFTGSTAVGKHLAALAGLHMKRVTMELGGHAPAIVFADADLDNAAKILSANKFRNAGQVCVSPTRFLVHESVYQPFVDKFVAAAKSLKVGNGLDKDTRMGPLANPRRVDAMEGLVSDAVQRGAKVQAGGKRIGNEGFFFEPTVITDVPRDARIMNEEPFGPLAPITSFRSYDEVVAEANRLPYGLAAYAYTTSTKTMQAIGADVESGMVSINHHGLALPEVPFGGVKDSGYGSEGGLEAIEGYLNTKFVTQASA; the protein is encoded by the coding sequence ATGGAGGCACCAAGGATGTATCCGAAAGTTCAAATGTTCATCGCCGGCGAGTGGACCGACGGCACGTCCGGCAAGTCGGAGGACATCCTCAATCCCGCCACGGGCCAGCCGATCGGCAAGACCCCGCACGCCTCGAAGGCGGATCTCGACCGCGCGCTGGAAGCCGCCAAGGCCGGTTTCGAAGTCTGGCGCAAGACCTCGCCGTTCGACCGTTACAAGCTGATGCGCAGGGCCGCGGACATCATCCGCTCCCGCGCCGCCGAGATCGCGCCCGTCATGACCATGGAGCAGGGCAAGCCGGTGGTGGAAGCGCAGGGCGAGACCATGCTCGCCGGCGACCTCATCGACTGGTTCTCGGAAGAAGCCCGCCGCGCCTATGGCCGCATCGTGCCGCCGCGGATGGGTAACGTCTCCCAGCTCGTGACCAAGGAGCCGGTCGGCCCGGTCGCCGCGTTCACGCCATGGAATTTCCCGATCAACCAGGCTGTCCGCAAGATCTCCGCCGCGCTCGCCGCCGGCTGCTCGATCATCGTCAAGGGGCCGGAAGAGACCCCGGCGAGCTGCATGGAGCTGGTGCGCGCCTATGCCGATGCCGGCATTCCGCCCGGCGTCGTCCAGCTGGTGTTCGGCGTGCCGGCGGAAGTCTCGGAATATCTCATTCCGCATCCGATCATCCGCAAGATCAGCTTTACGGGCTCGACCGCGGTCGGCAAGCATCTGGCCGCGCTCGCCGGCCTGCACATGAAGCGCGTCACCATGGAGCTCGGCGGCCATGCGCCGGCGATCGTGTTCGCTGACGCGGACCTCGACAATGCCGCGAAAATCCTGTCGGCCAACAAGTTCCGCAATGCCGGCCAGGTCTGCGTCTCGCCGACGCGCTTCCTGGTGCATGAAAGCGTCTACCAGCCCTTCGTCGACAAGTTCGTCGCGGCCGCCAAGAGTTTGAAGGTCGGTAACGGCCTCGACAAGGACACCCGCATGGGTCCGCTGGCGAACCCGCGCCGTGTCGACGCCATGGAAGGTCTTGTCTCCGACGCGGTTCAGCGTGGTGCCAAGGTGCAGGCCGGCGGTAAGCGCATCGGCAATGAAGGCTTCTTCTTCGAGCCGACCGTGATCACCGACGTGCCGCGCGATGCCCGCATCATGAACGAGGAGCCGTTCGGGCCGCTTGCTCCGATCACCTCGTTCCGCAGCTATGACGAGGTGGTGGCCGAGGCGAACCGTCTGCCTTACGGCCTTGCGGCTTATGCCTACACCACCTCGACCAAGACCATGCAGGCGATCGGCGCCGACGTCGAGAGCGGCATGGTCTCGATCAACCACCACGGCCTCGCGCTGCCGGAAGTGCCGTTCGGCGGCGTCAAGGATTCCGGCTACGGCTCCGAAGGCGGCCTCGAGGCGATCGAGGGGTACCTCAATACGAAGTTCGTGACCCAGGCGAGCGCGTAA